A genomic region of Pseudomonas abietaniphila contains the following coding sequences:
- the prfB gene encoding peptide chain release factor 2 (programmed frameshift), whose protein sequence is MEINPILNSIKDLSERSEAIRGYLDYDHKHDRLTEVNRELEDPAVWNNPSYAQELGRERSLLAQIVETLDEMSSGLADAQDLLDMAVEEDDEGAVADVVAEIDRLRESLEKLEFRRMFSGEMDPNNAYLDIQAGSGGTEAQDWANILLRMYLRWADKRGFDATIMELSEGEVAGIKGATVHIKGEYAFGWLRTEIGVHRLVRKSPFDSGARRHTSFSAVFVSPEIDDRIEIDINPSDLRIDTYRSSGAGGQHVNTTDSAVRITHVPTNTVVSCQNERSQHANKDTAMKMLRAKLYELEMQKRNAASQALEDTKSDIGWGHQIRSYVLDDSRIKDLRTGVERSDCNKVLDGDLDGYLEASLKQGL, encoded by the exons ATGGAAATCAACCCGATCCTAAACAGCATCAAGGACCTGTCCGAGCGCTCCGAAGCCATTCGGGGGTATCTT GACTACGATCACAAACATGATCGTCTGACCGAAGTAAACCGCGAGCTCGAAGATCCGGCTGTCTGGAACAACCCGTCGTATGCCCAGGAACTGGGCCGTGAGCGTTCCTTGCTCGCGCAGATCGTCGAAACCCTCGATGAAATGAGTTCCGGCCTGGCTGACGCCCAGGACTTGCTGGACATGGCCGTCGAAGAAGATGACGAAGGCGCTGTCGCCGACGTCGTGGCTGAAATCGATCGCCTGCGCGAGTCACTCGAGAAGCTCGAATTCCGTCGCATGTTCAGCGGCGAAATGGACCCGAACAACGCCTACCTCGACATCCAGGCCGGCTCTGGCGGTACCGAGGCTCAGGACTGGGCCAACATCCTGCTGCGCATGTACCTGCGCTGGGCCGACAAGCGTGGCTTCGACGCGACCATCATGGAACTGTCCGAAGGCGAAGTCGCCGGCATCAAGGGCGCCACGGTTCACATCAAGGGCGAGTACGCCTTTGGCTGGCTGCGTACCGAGATCGGCGTGCACCGCCTGGTCCGCAAGAGCCCGTTCGACTCCGGCGCCCGTCGCCACACTTCGTTCTCGGCGGTGTTCGTGTCCCCTGAGATCGACGACCGGATCGAGATCGACATCAACCCGTCTGACCTGCGTATCGATACCTATCGCTCGTCCGGTGCCGGTGGTCAGCACGTCAACACCACCGACTCGGCGGTGCGTATCACCCACGTACCGACCAACACCGTGGTCAGCTGCCAGAACGAGCGCTCTCAGCACGCGAACAAGGACACCGCCATGAAAATGCTGCGGGCCAAGTTGTACGAGCTGGAAATGCAGAAGCGCAATGCGGCGTCCCAGGCGCTGGAGGACACCAAGTCGGACATCGGCTGGGGCCACCAGATCCGTTCGTATGTCCTCGATGACTCGCGTATCAAGGACTTGCGTACCGGCGTTGAGCGCAGCGATTGCAACAAGGTGCTGGACGGCGACCTCGACGGTTACCTTGAAGCAAGCCTCAAACAGGGGCTGTAA
- the lysS gene encoding lysine--tRNA ligase gives MSDQQLDPQALQQEENTLIALRKEKLAAERAKGNAFPNDFRRENYCNDLQKQYADKTKEELAEAAIPVKVAGRIMLNRGSFMVIQDMTGRIQVYVNRKTLSEETLAAVKTWDMGDIIAAEGTLARSGKGDLYVEMTSVRLLTKSLRPLPDKHHGLTDTEQRYRQRYVDLIVNEDVRQTFRVRSQVIAHIRSFLMKRDFLEVETPMLQTIPGGAAAKPFETHHNALDMEMFLRIAPELYLKRLVVGGFEKVFEINRNFRNEGVSTRHNPEFTMLEFYQAYADYEDNMDLTEELFRELAQLVLGSTDVPYGDKVFHFGEPFARLSVFDSILKYNPELTADDLNDIDKARAIAKKAGAKVLGFEGLGKLQVMIFEELVEHKLEQPHFITQYPFEVSPLARRNDDNPNVTDRFELFIGGREIANAYSELNDAEDQAERFMAQVADKDAGDDEAMHYDADFVRALEYGMPPTAGEGIGIDRLVMLLTNSPSIRDVILFPHMRPQA, from the coding sequence ATGAGCGACCAACAACTCGACCCGCAAGCCCTGCAACAGGAAGAAAACACCCTGATCGCCCTGCGCAAGGAAAAGCTTGCTGCCGAGCGCGCCAAGGGCAATGCCTTCCCGAATGACTTCCGCCGCGAAAACTACTGCAACGACCTGCAGAAACAGTACGCGGACAAGACCAAGGAAGAGCTGGCCGAGGCGGCGATTCCGGTCAAGGTTGCCGGTCGCATCATGCTCAACCGTGGCTCGTTCATGGTGATCCAGGACATGACCGGTCGCATTCAGGTCTACGTCAACCGCAAGACGCTGTCCGAAGAAACCCTGGCTGCGGTCAAGACCTGGGACATGGGCGACATCATTGCCGCCGAAGGCACCCTGGCCCGTTCCGGCAAAGGCGACCTGTACGTCGAAATGACCAGCGTCCGCCTGCTGACCAAGTCGCTGCGTCCGCTGCCGGACAAGCACCACGGCCTGACTGACACCGAGCAACGCTACCGTCAGCGCTACGTCGACCTGATCGTCAACGAAGACGTGCGTCAGACCTTCCGCGTGCGCTCGCAGGTCATCGCGCACATTCGCAGCTTCCTGATGAAGCGTGACTTCCTGGAAGTCGAAACGCCGATGCTGCAGACCATTCCTGGCGGCGCGGCAGCCAAGCCGTTTGAAACCCACCATAATGCGCTGGACATGGAAATGTTCCTGCGTATCGCGCCTGAGCTGTACCTCAAGCGGCTGGTAGTGGGCGGTTTCGAAAAAGTGTTCGAGATCAACCGCAACTTCCGTAACGAAGGCGTTTCGACCCGTCACAACCCTGAATTCACCATGTTGGAGTTCTATCAGGCCTACGCCGACTACGAAGACAACATGGACCTGACCGAAGAGCTGTTCCGTGAACTGGCTCAGCTGGTATTGGGCAGCACCGACGTGCCGTACGGCGACAAGGTGTTCCACTTCGGCGAGCCGTTCGCGCGTCTGTCGGTGTTTGACTCGATCCTCAAGTACAACCCTGAGTTGACCGCCGATGACCTGAACGACATCGACAAGGCTCGCGCCATCGCCAAGAAGGCCGGCGCCAAGGTGCTGGGCTTCGAAGGTCTGGGCAAGCTGCAGGTGATGATTTTCGAAGAGCTGGTCGAGCACAAGCTGGAGCAGCCGCACTTCATCACCCAGTACCCGTTCGAAGTGTCGCCGCTGGCCCGTCGTAACGACGACAACCCGAACGTCACTGACCGTTTCGAGCTGTTCATCGGTGGCCGTGAAATCGCCAACGCCTACTCCGAGTTGAACGACGCGGAAGACCAGGCTGAGCGTTTCATGGCGCAGGTGGCCGACAAGGATGCAGGTGACGACGAAGCCATGCATTACGACGCCGACTTTGTTCGCGCGCTGGAATACGGCATGCCGCCGACAGCGGGTGAGGGCATCGGTATCGACCGTCTGGTGATGCTGCTGACCAACTCGCCGTCGATCCGCGACGTCATCCTGTTCCCGCACATGCGGCCGCAAGCATAA
- a CDS encoding TetR/AcrR family transcriptional regulator has translation MNRTIAQKGAAGLATAVAQSVQYQGRKASRQGSEQRRQQILDAAMRILIRDGVRAVRHRAVAAEAQVPLSATTYYFKDIDDLLTDAFAQYVERSAAYMAKLWTNTETLLREMVARNDGSADARARLADEIARMTLDYVRHQLLTRRDQLIAEHAFRLEALINPRLAPLVSAHQQILLQGSAQFLEVMGSAQPQVDAQVLTGIIGRMEYQGLLEGPRPDADDEMLAILTRQMHLVLGTAKPMVGCNA, from the coding sequence GTGAATCGTACGATCGCTCAAAAGGGAGCCGCTGGCCTTGCCACGGCAGTCGCACAGAGTGTTCAGTATCAAGGCCGCAAGGCGAGCCGACAGGGAAGCGAACAGCGCCGACAGCAGATTCTCGATGCCGCCATGCGCATTCTCATTCGTGACGGCGTCCGTGCCGTGCGTCACCGTGCCGTGGCCGCCGAAGCGCAAGTGCCGCTGTCGGCCACCACGTATTACTTCAAGGACATCGACGACCTGCTCACCGATGCCTTTGCCCAATACGTCGAGCGCAGCGCGGCCTACATGGCCAAGCTGTGGACCAACACCGAAACCCTGCTGCGCGAAATGGTCGCGCGCAACGACGGCAGTGCCGATGCCCGCGCGCGGCTGGCGGACGAGATCGCGCGCATGACCCTGGACTACGTGCGCCATCAGTTGCTGACGCGTCGCGATCAGTTGATCGCCGAGCACGCGTTCCGCCTGGAAGCGCTGATCAACCCGCGGCTGGCGCCTCTGGTCAGCGCCCACCAGCAGATTCTGTTGCAGGGAAGCGCCCAGTTTCTCGAGGTTATGGGCTCGGCCCAACCGCAAGTGGATGCGCAAGTGTTGACGGGGATTATCGGGCGGATGGAATATCAGGGCTTGCTCGAGGGGCCGCGTCCCGACGCAGACGATGAAATGCTCGCTATTCTTACCCGCCAGATGCATCTGGTGCTGGGCACCGCCAAGCCAATGGTGGGCTGCAACGCTTAA
- a CDS encoding flavohemoglobin expression-modulating QEGLA motif protein — protein MDDYQQTIRTLSDRIVFAQTPIRVLDAVKWDDSIRKNFLSAKGKQLPEIDRAYYENRPLGFDSGALKLEFQNIERDITRQLGQFNPVGQIMRRMCKEYRMVIRMLEARGTPDFGLISQELYGAASDAFHAGDPTLADLGLMLSDYLNNIAGRGDLKDEPKILTAKDAVAMLQSRLNRTFGEAEETIRVFESDGIVADAAAGADYIKIRSDAMFNERDVRALEVHEGLVHVGTTLNGQNQPICTFLAKGPPSSTVTQEGLAILMEVIGFASYPSRLRKLTNRTRAIHMAEEGADFLQVFEFYREQGFGMPESYGNASRVFRGSVPNGLPFTKDLSYLKGFIMVYNYIQLAVRKGKLEQVPLLFCGKTTLEDMRTLRQLVDEGLVVPPKYLPEQFRDMNALSAWMCFSNFLNHLSLDRIEADYSNIL, from the coding sequence GTGGACGATTACCAGCAGACCATTCGCACGCTGTCCGATCGTATCGTGTTCGCGCAAACGCCGATCCGTGTACTCGATGCGGTGAAGTGGGACGACAGCATCCGCAAGAATTTTCTTTCCGCCAAGGGCAAGCAACTGCCCGAAATCGATCGGGCCTACTACGAGAATCGCCCGTTGGGTTTTGATTCCGGCGCGTTGAAGCTGGAATTCCAGAACATCGAACGCGACATCACCCGGCAACTGGGGCAGTTCAACCCGGTCGGGCAGATCATGCGCCGCATGTGCAAGGAGTACCGGATGGTCATCCGGATGCTCGAAGCCCGCGGCACACCGGATTTCGGCCTGATCTCCCAAGAGTTGTACGGCGCGGCGTCCGATGCGTTTCATGCCGGAGATCCGACGCTGGCCGACCTTGGCCTGATGCTGTCCGATTACCTGAACAACATCGCCGGGCGCGGTGACCTTAAGGACGAACCGAAGATTCTGACGGCGAAAGACGCCGTTGCCATGCTGCAAAGCCGGTTGAATCGCACCTTCGGCGAGGCGGAAGAAACCATCCGCGTGTTCGAGTCCGACGGTATCGTCGCGGACGCGGCGGCGGGCGCCGATTACATCAAGATCCGCAGCGACGCGATGTTCAACGAGCGCGACGTGCGGGCGCTGGAGGTCCATGAAGGCCTTGTGCACGTGGGCACGACCCTGAACGGTCAGAACCAGCCGATCTGCACCTTCCTCGCGAAAGGGCCGCCCTCGTCGACCGTAACCCAGGAAGGCCTGGCGATTCTGATGGAAGTCATCGGCTTCGCTTCCTACCCAAGCCGCCTGCGCAAGCTGACCAACCGCACCCGTGCGATTCATATGGCCGAGGAAGGCGCTGATTTCCTTCAGGTGTTCGAGTTCTACCGTGAGCAGGGCTTCGGCATGCCGGAAAGCTACGGCAACGCCAGCCGCGTTTTCCGGGGTTCTGTGCCTAACGGTCTGCCGTTCACCAAGGACCTGTCCTACCTCAAGGGCTTCATCATGGTTTACAACTACATCCAGTTGGCCGTGAGGAAGGGCAAGCTTGAACAAGTGCCGTTGCTGTTCTGCGGCAAGACCACGCTCGAAGACATGCGCACGTTGCGCCAGTTGGTGGACGAAGGGCTGGTGGTGCCGCCCAAATACCTCCCGGAACAGTTCCGCGACATGAACGCATTGTCGGCCTGGATGTGCTTCTCCAACTTCCTCAACCACCTGAGCCTGGACCGGATCGAGGCGGATTACTCGAATATTCTCTGA
- a CDS encoding alpha/beta hydrolase, giving the protein MKPLLTLLLFLSLTGCSELLFYPERDVPLTPEKAHLPYRDLTLTTADGKKLNAWFLPAKEGVAIKGTVLHLHGNGGNMAWHLSGSYWLPEQGYQVLLLDYRGYGHSEGDPSLPAVYKDIDAAFDWLNKAPEVQGKPLVVLGQSIGGALGVHYLSEHPQQRSRVKALVLDGVPASYREVARYTLSTSWLTWAFKRPLSWVIPDGDSAINGITQLKGTPMLLFQSLDDTQVPLYNGISLYQSAPLPRVLQLTRGPHVQTFEDPTWREVMVRYLDDPQHFNGLRRLAEIPNYPDPDASKNTSSAPSETQPAESSK; this is encoded by the coding sequence TTGAAGCCTCTGCTCACGCTGCTGCTGTTCTTGTCCCTCACCGGTTGCAGCGAACTGCTGTTCTACCCGGAGCGAGACGTCCCCCTGACCCCGGAAAAGGCTCACCTGCCGTACCGTGATCTGACCCTGACGACCGCCGACGGCAAAAAGCTCAATGCCTGGTTTCTCCCGGCGAAAGAGGGCGTCGCTATCAAGGGCACGGTGCTGCACCTGCACGGCAACGGCGGCAACATGGCCTGGCACCTGAGCGGCAGCTATTGGCTTCCCGAGCAGGGGTATCAGGTGCTGTTGCTGGACTATCGCGGCTATGGCCATTCCGAAGGCGACCCCAGCCTGCCTGCGGTCTATAAGGACATCGACGCGGCGTTCGACTGGCTGAACAAAGCGCCCGAGGTGCAGGGTAAACCGCTGGTGGTGTTGGGGCAGAGCATCGGTGGTGCACTGGGGGTTCACTACCTTTCCGAGCATCCGCAACAGCGCTCCCGGGTGAAAGCCTTGGTGCTGGACGGTGTGCCAGCCAGCTATCGCGAAGTGGCGCGCTACACGCTAAGCACGTCGTGGCTCACGTGGGCATTCAAGCGGCCATTGTCGTGGGTGATCCCCGACGGCGACAGCGCAATCAATGGCATTACGCAGCTCAAAGGAACGCCGATGCTGCTGTTCCAGAGCCTCGACGACACGCAAGTGCCCTTATACAACGGCATCAGCCTGTACCAGTCCGCCCCGTTGCCACGAGTCTTGCAATTGACGCGAGGGCCGCACGTGCAGACCTTCGAGGACCCGACCTGGCGTGAAGTCATGGTTCGGTATCTGGACGACCCGCAACATTTCAATGGCCTGCGGCGTCTGGCCGAGATTCCCAATTACCCTGATCCTGATGCGAGCAAGAACACCTCCTCTGCGCCATCGGAAACGCAACCGGCAGAGAGTTCGAAATGA
- a CDS encoding OmpA family protein codes for MRKQVLIPALLALSVGLAACSSQPNVNLEQARTNYSALQSNPKATELAALETKDASEWLDKADAAYRNHDDEKKVDQLAYLTNQRVELAKQTINLKTAENDLKNASAQRAQARLDARDAQIKQLQNSLNAKQTERGTLVTFGDVLFDLNKAELKSAGLVNVNKLAQFLSENPDRKVIVEGYTDSTGSATYNQSLSERRANSVRMALVKMGVAMDRVVAQGYGKEYPVADNASASGRAMNRRVEVTISNDNQPVAPRSSMQ; via the coding sequence ATGCGTAAACAAGTACTGATCCCTGCCCTGCTGGCCCTGAGCGTTGGTCTGGCTGCCTGCTCCTCGCAACCTAACGTGAACCTGGAACAAGCCCGGACCAACTACTCGGCGCTGCAAAGCAATCCAAAAGCCACTGAACTGGCGGCATTGGAAACCAAAGACGCCAGCGAATGGCTGGACAAGGCAGACGCCGCGTATCGCAATCATGACGACGAAAAGAAAGTCGACCAGCTGGCTTACCTGACCAACCAGCGCGTCGAGCTGGCGAAGCAAACAATCAATCTGAAGACAGCTGAGAACGATCTGAAAAACGCATCGGCCCAACGTGCTCAAGCGCGTCTGGATGCTCGCGATGCTCAGATCAAGCAACTGCAGAACAGCTTGAACGCCAAGCAGACCGAGCGCGGTACGCTGGTGACCTTCGGCGACGTGCTGTTTGACCTGAACAAGGCTGAGCTGAAGTCGGCGGGCCTGGTGAACGTGAACAAGCTGGCGCAGTTCCTGTCGGAAAACCCTGATCGCAAGGTGATCGTCGAGGGCTACACCGACAGCACCGGTTCGGCGACCTACAACCAGTCGCTGTCCGAGCGCCGCGCGAACTCGGTGCGTATGGCACTGGTGAAGATGGGCGTGGCCATGGACCGTGTGGTCGCACAGGGTTATGGCAAGGAGTACCCGGTGGCGGATAACGCCAGCGCGTCGGGCCGTGCGATGAACCGTCGTGTGGAAGTGACCATTTCCAACGACAACCAGCCGGTTGCGCCGCGTTCTTCGATGCAGTGA
- a CDS encoding DUF4398 domain-containing protein, producing the protein MELTTMNISTAKTTFTGLRGLKLAALALGTSFLLAGCAGNPPSEQYAVTQSAVNAAVTAGGTEYAAVEMKSAQDKFKQAELAMQEKKYDEARKYAEQAEWDARVAERKAQAAKAQKAVQDARQGVNELREEGMRQAQPVSQ; encoded by the coding sequence ATGGAGTTGACCACCATGAATATCAGCACTGCCAAAACCACGTTCACTGGCCTGCGCGGGCTGAAACTGGCCGCGCTGGCTCTGGGCACCAGCTTCCTGCTCGCCGGTTGCGCAGGCAACCCGCCCAGCGAGCAATATGCCGTCACCCAATCCGCAGTGAACGCAGCCGTTACTGCAGGCGGTACCGAGTACGCAGCGGTGGAAATGAAATCCGCCCAGGACAAGTTCAAGCAGGCCGAACTGGCCATGCAGGAAAAGAAATACGACGAAGCCCGCAAATATGCCGAGCAAGCCGAATGGGACGCTCGTGTAGCCGAGCGTAAGGCTCAGGCCGCCAAGGCACAGAAAGCGGTGCAGGATGCTCGTCAGGGCGTCAATGAACTGCGTGAAGAAGGCATGCGCCAGGCTCAGCCGGTCAGCCAGTAA